One Rosa chinensis cultivar Old Blush chromosome 3, RchiOBHm-V2, whole genome shotgun sequence DNA window includes the following coding sequences:
- the LOC112195094 gene encoding uncharacterized protein LOC112195094 — MSPGSGTTGRTCMLWRVRLCSAFRTILACTVIYLTTLYAPETLKQLVAHPAYSYLTTILIVSADATLGDALKGFWHALYACVQVLSLSILSLQLIGPALFTSHVIAALAVAVTTFIVALPEVTSLMCKRIAFGQIVIVYVGTAIHGNTAQADHDQDDTVLMHPIQVASSTMLGALASVLAMLFPNLVFYHEDSFLAMLSPHLGYHQVGQMCRKYTDNARKRLSLYLEAVVSQDSLVALDTISEAQHLTIVGEKLLHSIKQKQEALVWERPDIRILKPSCTDLEKKLQDIDVPLRGMEVALTCCPSFPVAMIDKVPKDAFTNIKSHIIHKLEQLERISPFYMTKKNGNSLDWSFWTLENLCHEDFLAFFFLDCLKLLQENTEAIEECKKDTEIKSFSGSQNQSNSSIIRCRSTLEHMIPSKASLLLAFKCSLSLCLAVLFGLIYNEKEAYWAGLTIAISFVTGRQATFTVTNARAQSTAMGSIYGILCCFVFQKFEDISFLPLIPWLIFTSFLRHSRMYGQAGGISAAVGALLILGRKNYGPPIDFAIARITEAVIGLICFVTIEILSCQVRAAPLVKLELSHCLGALQECIKDIVLCDNNQSNLQASIFPALKQKQDNLKSHLNQFEKFVVEAELEPNFWFIPFNSACYRKLLRSVLKMTDLSLFMSNKVQSLSLALKRFEVAAEDLQSHIKGMKNDIDLFKNIVCSSLQCLQELSSKKSLAVRDKHDMQLGALHEEDDECSILSSFLQHSNYVSDGIDTGEGKKDEKLKSQVILCLGGLGFCITSLLREVQETEKEFQELAKWENPSNHVVV; from the exons ATGAGTCCGGGAAGTGGTACTACTGGTCGGACATGTATGTTGTGGCGTGTAAGGCTATGCTCAGCCTTCCGTACCATCTTAGCCTGCACTGTAATCTACCTCACCACCCTCTATGCCCCCGAAACTCTCAAACAACTAGTTGCACACCCAGCCTATTCTTACCTGACAACAATCTTAATAGTCTCAGCAGACGCAACTCTTGGTGATGCCTTGAAAGGCTTCTGGCATGCCCTGTATGCTTGTGTTCAGGTTCTAAGTCTCTCAATTTTGAGCCTCCAGCTGATTGGGCCTGCGCTCTTCACCTCCCATGTGATTGCAGCCTTGGCAGTGGCTGTCACTACGTTTATTGTGGCATTGCCAGAAGTAACAAGCTTGATGTGTAAGCGGATTGCGTTTGGGCAGATTGTGATAGTCTATGTAGGTACTGCTATTCATGGTAATACTGCACAGGCTGATCATGATCAGGATGATACGGTACTCATGCACCCAATTCAAGTGGCTTCAAGTACTATGCTCGGAGCATTGGCATCTGTTCTGGCTATGTTGTTTCCGAACCTGGTCTTCTATCATGAAGATTCTTTTCTGGCTATGTTGTCTCCCCACCTTGGCTATCACCAG GTAGGACAAATGTGCCGAAAATATACTGACAATGCTAGGAAAAGGTTGAGCCTCTACTTAGAAGCCGTGGTGTCTCAAGACAGCTTGGTTGCCCTTGACACTATTTCAGAAGCACAGCACTTGACTATAGTAGGAGAAAAGCTTCTTCACAGTATCAAACAGAAACAG GAAGCCTTGGTGTGGGAGAGACCAGACATCAGAATCCTAAAACCAAGTTGCACTgatttggaaaagaaattgCAGGATATAGATGTACCCTTAAGAGGAATGGAAGTAGCTCTAACTTGTTGCCCTTCATTTCCTGTTGCCATGATTGACAAAGTGCCCAAAGATGCTTTCACCAACATAAAGAGTCACATAATCCACAAGCTGGAGCAACTTGAGCGCATTTCACCTTTCTACATGACAAAGAAGAACGGAAATTCCTTGGACTGGTCCTTTTGGACCCTCGAAAACCTTTGTCATGAAGATTTTTtggctttcttttttcttgattgtCTGAAACTCCTCCAAGAAAATACTGAGGCTATTGAAGAATGCAAGAAGGACACTGAGATTAAAAGTTTCAGTGGTTCACAAAATCAAAGCAATAGCAGTATCATAAGGTGCCGGAGCACTCTAGAGCACATGATACCAAGCAAAGCAAGTTTACTTCTTGCATTCAAGTGCTCGCTTTCACTATGTCTTGCTGTGCTATTTGGTTTGATTTATAATGAAAAAGAAGCGTATTGGGCAGGACTCACAATTGCAATAAGTTTTGTCACAGGAAGACAAGCGACATTTACAGTTACCAATGCTCGAGCACAATCAACAGCAATGGGATCAATCTATGGAATCTTGTGctgttttgttttccaaaagtttGAGGATATAAGCTTCTTACCTCTTATTCCTTGGTTAATATTCACAAGTTTTCTAAGGCACAGCAGGATGTATGGTCAAGCTGGTGGGATATCAGCAGCTGTTGGGGCATTACTAATACTTGGTAGGAAAAATTATGGCCCTCCTATCGATTTTGCAATTGCTAGGATCACAGAGGCTGTAATTGGATTGATCTGTTTCGTCACCATAGAGATTCTCTCATGTCAAGTAAGAGCAGCGCCTCTAGTAAAACTTGAACTTTCACATTGCTTGGGAGCTCTTCAAGAATGCATCAAAGATATAGTTCTCTGTGACAATAACCAAAGCAACCTGCAAGCTTCAATCTTTCCAGCACTGAAACAGAAACAGGACAATTTGAAGTCCCATCTCAATCAATTTGAGAAGTTTGTTGTTGAAGCTGAGTTGGAGCCTAATTTCTGGTTCATCCCTTTCAACAGCGCTTGTTATCGTAAGCTCCTGAGGTCTGTATTAAAGATGACTGACCTTTCACTTTTTATGTCCAACAAAGTACAATCTCTATCACTGGCATTAAAAAGATTTGAAGTTGCTGCAGAGGACCTCCAAAGCCACATCAAGGGCATGAAGAATGATAtagatcttttcaagaatataGTCTGCTCCTCACTTCAATGCCTTCAAGAGTTGTCTTCCAAGAAGTCTCTTGCAGTACGTGACAAACATGACATGCAGTTGGGAGCATTACATGAGGAAGATGATGAGTGTTCCATTTTAAGTTCTTTTCTTCAACATTCCAACTATGTATCGGATGGAATTGATACCGGTGAAGGCAAGAAAGATGAGAAGCTTAAGAGCCAGGTGATTCTGTGTTTGGGTGGCCTAGGATTCTGCATCACTAGTCTACTGAGGGAAGTACAAGAGACGGAGAAAGAGTTTCAAGAACTAGCCAAATGGGAGAACCCTTCAAACCATGTTGTAGTATAA
- the LOC112195096 gene encoding actin-depolymerizing factor 2 encodes MANAASGMAVHDECKLKFLELKTKRTYRSIVYKIEEKQKQVIVEATGDPTQTYENFTDSLPSDECRYAVFDFDFLTPEGVPKSRIFFIAWSPDTSRVRNKMIYASSKDRFKRELDGIQIELQATDPSEIGLDVIKSRAS; translated from the exons ATG GCCAATGCAGCATCTGGTATGGCTGTGCACGATGAGTGCAAATTGAAGTTTCTGGAGCTCAAGACAAAGAGGACCTACCGATCAATAGTGTACAAGATCGAGGAGAAGCAAAAGCAAGTTATTGTGGAAGCAACTGGGGATCCAACACAAACCTATGAGAATTTCACAGATAGCCTTCCTTCTGATGAATGCCGTTATGCTGTTTTTGATTTCGATTTTCTTACACCAGAGGGTGTCCCAAAAAGCAGGATATTCTTCATTGCCTG GTCTCCTGATACATCAAGGGTGAGAAACAAGATGATCTATGCAAGCTCAAAGGACAGATTCAAGAGAGAGCTTGATGGAATTCAGATCGAGTTGCAGGCAACTGATCCATCTGAGATTGGCCTTGATGTTATTAAGAGCCGTGCCAGCTAA
- the LOC112195095 gene encoding pentatricopeptide repeat-containing protein At3g53700, chloroplastic — protein sequence MASSFCTRCYSWSLTPTIIPTPPPHRPFTSLSFPRHERLVVHSSLSYSTPISTTHHPLPQDFTPQQLLDSLRRQNDESSALRLFDWASKQPSFAPNPTIYEEVLAKLGKVGSFESMRDILDEMKHNGCLSKGSFLIFIESYAMFDLYDEILGVVDVMESEFGLKPDTHFFNFLLNVLVDGNKLKLVETANSSMNSKGIKPDVSTFNILIKALCRAHQIRPALLLMEEMGNYGLKPDEKTFTTIMQGYIEEGEMKGALRIREQMVDYGCHCSNVTVNVLVNGFCKEGRVDEAFSFIEKMAKEGFSPDQYTFNTLVKGLCRVGHVKHALEVMDVMLQEGFDLDIYTYNSLVSGLCKLGEIEEAVDILDQMVSRDCSPNTVTYNTLISTLCKENRVEEATKLARVLTSKGIIPDVCTVNSLIQGLCLNSNHKVAMELFEEMKMKGCQPDGFTYSLLIDSYCSRGKLEEALSLLKDMESSSCPRNAVIYNTLIDGFCKNKRIEDAEEIFDQMELQGISRNSVTYNTLIDGLCQSRRVEDASQLMDQMIMEGLKPDKFTYNSLLTYFCRSGDIKKAADIVQNMTSNGCEPDIVTYGTLIQGLCKAGRTEVASRLLRSLQMKGLVPTPHAYNPVIQALFKRKRTTEAMRLVREMMEKADPPDAITFKIVFRGLCNGGGPIGEAVDFAIEMMEKGHLPEFSSFSMLAEGLYALSMEDTLIKLVDIIMEKARVSDSEASMIRGFLKIRKFKDALATLGGILNSQRPRKSYRTRN from the coding sequence ATGGCTTCCTCTTTCTGCACCCGATGCTATTCCTGGTCTCTCACACCCACCATAATCCCAACACCTCCACCTCATCGACCCTTCACTTCCCTCTCCTTCCCTCGCCATGAACGCCTCGTCGTTCATTCTTCACTTTCCTATTCTACCCCAATTTCTACTACCCATCATCCCCTCCCTCAGGACTTCACCCCCCAGCAGCTCCTCGACTCCCTCCGCCGCCAAAACGACGAGTCGTCCGCGCTCCGCCTCTTCGACTGGGCCTCCAAGCAGCCCAGTTTCGCGCCCAACCCCACCATCTACGAGGAGGTGCTCGCCAAGCTCGGAAAGGTCGGGTCTTTCGAGTCGATGAGGGACATCTTGGATGAAATGAAGCACAACGGGTGCCTCAGTAAaggtagtttcttgattttcatcGAGAGTTACGCTATGTTTGATTTGTATGATGAGATTCTGGGTGTTGTGGATGTGATGGAGAGTGAATTCGGGTTGAAACCCGATACccatttctttaatttcttgctCAATGTGTTGGTTGATGGGAACAAGCTTAAACTAGTCGAAACTGCGAATTCGAGCATGAATAGCAAGGGGATTAAGCCTGATGTGTCTACATTTAACATTTTGATTAAGGCTTTGTGTAGAGCTCATCAGATTAGGCCTGCCCTTTTGTTGATGGAGGAGATGGGGAACTATGGTTTGAAGCCTGATGAGAAGACTTTTACCACCATAATGCAGGGTTATATTGAGGAGGGTGAGATGAAAGGTGCATTGAGAATTAGGGAGCAGATGGTAGATTATGGTTGCCATTGTAGTAATGTGACTGTTAATGTTTTGGTTAATGGGTTTTGCAAGGAGGGTAGGGTTGATGAAGCGTTTAGTTTTATTGAGAAGATGGCAAAGGAGGGGTTTTCTCCTGATCAGTATACGTTTAATACGTTGGTGAAGGGTTTGTGCAGGGTGGGGCATGTTAAGCATGCTTTGGAGGTTATGGACGTGATGTTGCAAGAGGGGTTTGATCTGGATATCTATACGTATAACTCTTTGGTTTCAGGGTTGTGTAAGTTGGGTGAAATTGAAGAGGCAGTGGACATTCTTGATCAGATGGTTTCGAGGGACTGTTCCCCAAATACTGTCACCTATAATACTCTGATTAGCACATTGTGCAAGGAGAACCGGGTTGAGGAGGCTACTAAGCTTGCGCGTGTACTTACTAGCAAGGGAATCATACCTGATGTTTGTACTGTCAATTCACTGATTCAAGGTCTCTGCTTGAACAGTAATCATAAAGTTGCTATGGAACTGTTTGAGGAGATGAAGATGAAAGGGTGTCAGCCTGATGGGTTTACTTACAGTTTGCTTATTGATAGCTACTGTTCTAGAGGGAAGCTGGAAGAGGCTTTGAGCTTGCTGAAAGATATGGAGTCGAGCAGCTGTCCGCGAAATGCAGTAATATACAATACTCTGATTGATGGGTTCTGCAAAAACAAGAGGATTGAAGATGCAGAGGAAATTTTTGATCAGATGGAACTGCAGGGTATTTCAAGAAATTCAGTGACCTATAACACCCTTATTGATGGCCTTTGCCAGAGTAGGAGGGTGGAGGATGCTTCTCAACTCATGGATCAGATGATAATGGAAGGCTTGAAGCCTGACAAGTTCACCTACAATTCGCTTCTCACGTATTTCTGTAGGTCGGGGGATATTAAGAAGGCAGCCGATATTGTTCAAAACATGACTTCAAATGGGTGTGAACCAGACATTGTCACTTATGGGACCCTAATTCAGGGGTTATGTAAGGCAGGTAGAACTGAGGTTGCGAGTAGACTCCTAAGAAGTTTGCAGATGAAAGGGTTGGTTCCGACTCCACATGCTTATAACCCTGTGATACAAGCACTATTTAAACGAAAGAGAACAACCGAAGCGATGAGGCTTGTTCGAGAAATGATGGAAAAAGCTGATCCTCCAGATGCTATAACATTTAAGATTGTCTTTCGTGGGCTTTGTAATGGTGGAGGACCAATTGGAGAAGCAGTTGATTTTGCGATTGAGATGATGGAGAAAGGGCACTTACCAGAATTTTCATCATTTTCTATGCTGGCTGAAGGACTATACGCTTTATCCATGGAGGATACCCTGATTAAGCTTGTAGATATCATCATGGAGAAAGCAAGAGTTTCAGACAGTGAAGCTTCAATGATAAGGGGTTTCCTCAAAATCCGAAAATTTAAAGATGCACTGGCCACTCTAGGTGGTATTTTGAATAGCCAAAGGCCTAGAAAATCTTATCGGACCAGAAATTAA
- the LOC112194154 gene encoding LOW QUALITY PROTEIN: protein LSM12 homolog A (The sequence of the model RefSeq protein was modified relative to this genomic sequence to represent the inferred CDS: substituted 1 base at 1 genomic stop codon), translating to MKKKMARDGSNAAAAEELAVGCFVSIKTTLGDNFQGQVITFDRPSNILILQEGLKGGPKRNIRLLKANYIKELSYLGQAEDPLDSKNCYLDLNSLRAREESAIRQAEAECERIGVGVTSQAQNIFDALSKTXVLCSFFLSVMNEVRVSSPYLPESVSGGTPAAHDRVKKVLELEKTFPSRDKSLWVSLFSEHELEKSSLFANVGDMLFKHELEEQEYFNQAEAILVISSSYKYTGSVVIVAIEYSLIFNPLVVKELVQYF from the exons atgaagaagaagatggccAGGGATGGCAGCAATGCAGCAGCAGCGGAGGAATTGGCCGTCGGTTGCTTCGTCTCCATCAAGACCACCTTGGGCGACAACTTCCAGGGCCAGGTCATCACCTTCGACCGCCCCTCCAACATCCTCATCCTTCAAGAGGGTTTGAAAGGAGGGCCTAAGCGGAACATCAGGCTACTCAAGGCCAACTATATCAAGGAGTTGAGCTATTTGGGTCAAGCTGAAGACCCACTTGACAGTAAGAACTGTTACCTTGATCTTAATAGTCTCAGAGCCAGAGAGGAATCAGCTATCAG ACAAGCAGAGGCAGAGTGTGAGAGGATCGGAGTTGGTGTCACCAGCCAGGCTCAGAACATTTTCGATGCCTTGTCTAAGACGTGAGTGCTTTGCTCTTTCTTCTTAA GTGTGATGAATGAGGTTCGTGTAAGCAGTCCATATCTTCCCGAGTCTGTCAGTGGAGGAACTCCTGCTGCCCATGATCGGGTGAAGAAAGTGCTTGAGTTGGAGAAGACTTTTCCCTCAAGGGATAAGTCATTGTGGGTAT CTTTGTTTTCTGAGCATGAACTCGAAAAGAGTAGTTTATTTGCAAATGTGGGAGACATGCTTTTTAAGCATGAACTCGAAGAACAAGAATACTTCAACCAAGCTGAAGCAATCTTGGTGATTTCTTCCTCATATAAATATACAGGTTCTGTGGTTATTGTTGCTATTGAGTATAGTTTGATTTTCAATCCTTTGGTTGTAAAAGAGTTGGTCCAATACTTTTAA